The following coding sequences lie in one Kiritimatiellia bacterium genomic window:
- a CDS encoding cyclase family protein, producing the protein MTTDAFFKLMNTARVYDLTQRLSIHTPPWPSYMPLGIQYFKRIAGAHMGQGANGQIITMSNHVGTHMDGEIHFHASGRSIGAVPIQEWCGPAAVVDISKDVGDYDLYSPELLMKRADIRKGDILIINTGYHRYAWDQPQSDELRYFVCHPGPGPGFAEWALKMKIKWIGVDCGSADHPMNTIIRTWHPARFAEAEQKLKDTYGKAWDELFPPKKYYQIMHLKLFPKKLVHAENLGGEIDKISNQRVWINCYPIKGIEMESAQCRIIALAPPK; encoded by the coding sequence ATGACTACCGATGCCTTCTTCAAGCTGATGAACACCGCCCGGGTCTACGACCTGACCCAGCGCTTGAGCATCCATACGCCTCCCTGGCCCAGCTACATGCCGCTGGGCATCCAGTACTTCAAGCGCATCGCGGGCGCCCACATGGGCCAGGGCGCCAACGGCCAGATCATCACCATGAGCAACCACGTCGGCACGCACATGGACGGCGAGATCCATTTCCACGCCAGCGGGCGGTCCATCGGCGCCGTGCCGATCCAGGAGTGGTGCGGGCCGGCGGCGGTCGTGGACATCTCGAAGGACGTCGGCGACTACGACCTCTACTCGCCCGAGCTGCTGATGAAGCGCGCGGACATCCGCAAGGGGGACATCCTGATCATCAACACCGGCTACCATCGCTACGCGTGGGACCAGCCGCAATCCGACGAGCTGCGCTATTTCGTCTGCCACCCCGGCCCCGGCCCCGGCTTCGCGGAGTGGGCGCTCAAGATGAAAATCAAGTGGATCGGCGTGGACTGCGGCAGCGCGGACCACCCGATGAACACCATCATCCGCACCTGGCACCCCGCCCGCTTCGCCGAGGCGGAGCAGAAGCTCAAGGACACCTACGGCAAGGCCTGGGACGAGCTGTTCCCGCCGAAGAAGTACTACCAGATCATGCACCTCAAGCTGTTCCCCAAGAAGCTGGTCCACGCGGAGAACCTGGGCGGCGAGATCGACAAGATCAGCAACCAGCGGGTGTGGATCAACTGCTACCCGATCAAGGGCATCGAGATGGAGTCGGCGCAGTGCCGGATCATCGCGCTCGCGCCGCCGAAATAA
- a CDS encoding xanthine dehydrogenase family protein subunit M has translation MSIACEFDYRKPKTLSKAIKLLAKRGRQTRVLAGGTDLVGWLRDSLVAPDLLVDIKGFEELKGIGLKDRSLVIGALATFSDVLESDLVAQKFPLLREMAGMVASNGVRNRATVTGNICSAVPCCDAGPVLQVYNAVVHLRGPNGKRKVPIGQWFVGPRKTAIRPGEIVTSVTAPLPAKKAAGCFVKLKRYRGEDLAQASVAVLALSGGEYRLAFGAVAPIAVRGPRTEALLKGRKLSADLLEEAGKLAVEEVVPITDIRSTKEYRSLMVEVMVRRGLKTAAARLAGKGPVYGVNVMEEDAR, from the coding sequence ATGTCCATAGCCTGTGAATTCGACTACCGGAAGCCGAAGACGCTGTCGAAGGCGATCAAGCTGCTGGCCAAGCGCGGGCGGCAGACTCGCGTGCTGGCCGGCGGCACGGACCTCGTCGGCTGGCTCCGCGATTCGCTCGTCGCCCCGGACCTGCTGGTGGACATCAAGGGGTTCGAAGAGCTGAAGGGTATCGGGCTGAAGGACCGCTCGCTGGTCATCGGCGCGCTGGCGACGTTCTCGGACGTCCTGGAGTCCGACCTCGTGGCGCAGAAGTTCCCGCTGCTGCGCGAAATGGCCGGGATGGTCGCCTCGAACGGAGTCCGCAACCGGGCCACGGTGACCGGCAACATCTGCTCCGCCGTCCCCTGCTGCGACGCCGGGCCGGTCCTCCAGGTCTACAACGCCGTCGTCCACCTCCGCGGCCCGAACGGCAAGCGCAAGGTGCCGATCGGCCAATGGTTCGTCGGCCCGCGCAAGACGGCGATCCGGCCGGGCGAGATCGTCACGTCGGTGACGGCCCCCCTCCCCGCGAAGAAGGCCGCCGGCTGCTTCGTGAAACTCAAGCGCTACCGGGGCGAGGACCTCGCCCAGGCCAGCGTGGCCGTGCTGGCGCTCTCGGGCGGCGAGTACCGGCTGGCGTTCGGCGCCGTGGCGCCCATCGCCGTGCGCGGCCCCCGGACCGAGGCCCTGCTGAAGGGGCGAAAGCTTTCGGCGGACCTCCTGGAAGAGGCCGGCAAGCTGGCCGTCGAGGAGGTCGTCCCGATCACGGACATCCGCTCGACGAAGGAGTACCGGTCGCTGATGGTCGAGGTCATGGTCCGCCGGGGCTTGAAGACCGCCGCCGCCCGGCTGGCCGGCAAGGGCCCGGTGTACGGGGTGAACGTGATGGAGGAGGACGCGCGATGA
- a CDS encoding (2Fe-2S)-binding protein, producing MKKITFTLNGESRTVAAAPHEVLLDVLRDKLGVKSPKAGCERGDCGACTILLDGKPVRSCLILAVEVEGQEITTLEGIGRSGPTPLQESFIRHNAFQCGYCAPGIVLAATALLEKNPKPTAHEVQEAISGNLCRCTGYEAIIESVVEAGRQGRRKKDGVRQKGRTFNAQRSTSNVQQ from the coding sequence ATGAAAAAGATCACCTTCACGCTGAACGGCGAATCCCGGACCGTGGCCGCGGCGCCGCACGAGGTGCTGCTCGACGTCCTGCGCGACAAGCTCGGCGTCAAGAGCCCGAAGGCCGGCTGCGAGCGCGGCGACTGCGGCGCGTGCACGATCCTGCTGGACGGCAAGCCCGTGCGCAGCTGCCTGATCCTCGCCGTCGAGGTCGAGGGCCAGGAGATCACGACGCTGGAGGGCATCGGGCGGAGCGGCCCGACCCCCTTGCAGGAGTCCTTCATCCGGCACAACGCCTTCCAGTGCGGCTACTGCGCGCCCGGGATCGTCCTGGCCGCCACCGCCCTGCTGGAGAAGAATCCGAAGCCCACGGCGCACGAGGTCCAGGAGGCGATCTCCGGGAACCTGTGCCGGTGCACCGGCTACGAGGCGATCATCGAGTCGGTGGTGGAAGCGGGGCGCCAGGGCAGACGGAAGAAGGATGGAGTGAGACAGAAAGGACGAACGTTCAACGCTCAACGTTCAACGTCCAACGTCCAACAATGA
- a CDS encoding four helix bundle protein, translating into MGMDSKYDLEERLLDYSADIIRLTEGMDKTRAGNHVAGQLLRSGTSPLFNHGEASAAESARDFVHKMGVCLKELRETRRALRLTQKVPLARPPSTVDPLIKETEELIKIFFSSIRTAEKKVLREAPPQTYPADSEST; encoded by the coding sequence ATGGGCATGGACAGTAAGTACGACCTGGAAGAGCGGCTGTTGGATTACTCGGCGGATATCATCCGCTTGACGGAAGGAATGGATAAAACACGAGCTGGCAATCATGTGGCCGGTCAACTTCTGCGGTCAGGAACCTCGCCGCTATTCAATCATGGCGAGGCAAGCGCTGCCGAGTCCGCCAGGGATTTCGTACACAAGATGGGCGTTTGCTTAAAAGAACTGCGGGAAACCAGACGTGCGCTACGACTCACGCAGAAAGTTCCCCTTGCTCGTCCGCCGTCAACAGTTGATCCGCTGATCAAGGAGACGGAGGAACTCATAAAGATATTCTTTTCCAGCATTCGAACGGCTGAAAAGAAAGTCCTTAGGGAAGCTCCACCCCAAACCTATCCGGCAGATTCGGAATCAACGTAG